The following are from one region of the Candidatus Dadabacteria bacterium genome:
- a CDS encoding endopeptidase La encodes MSDSVNVNEKVLPLLPLRDVVIYPYMLAPLFVGREKSIKALEEAAKGSKEIFLSAQKDAKVNEPGNEDMYKIGTIGTIVQMLRLPDGTVKVLVEGKKRASIAGFVTHKDMFVVKVNEIEEPPGESVEVEALMRSATKLFEDYVKLNTKIPSETLVTFMSIDEPGKLGDTVASHLNMKLSDKQEILEVIHPLERLEKLCEKMQSELEILQMEKRIGKRVKKQMEKAQREYYLNEQMKAIQKELGTGDDLKSEIDEFEEKLKEKTLPEDVEQRVKREIGKLRMMSSMSAEATVVRNYIDWLLDLPWIEEKTEDSLDLKGAATILDEDHYGLEKPKERILEYLAVRVLTEKLKGPILCFVGPPGVGKTSLAKSIARAMGRKFVRTSLGGVRDEAEIRGHRRTYIGALPGKIIQGMKKAGTVNPVFLLDEIDKLGMDFRGDPASALLEALDPEQNSSFNDHYIEADYDLSKVMFIMTANVLHTIPWALQDRMEIIRLPGYTEGEKLQIARKFLIGKQKENHGLNDHKVSIKNEALLQIIRRYTKESGVRNLEREIAALCRKVAREIVEKKKTKGVNITAKSVNKYLGTPKYEYGEIEQTDQVGAATGLAWTELGGELLTIEVSIVPGKGNFTVTGKLGEVMQESARAAMSYVRSRAQRLGLERLFYQNVDIHIHVPEGATPKDGPSAGIAIASAIVSAITRKPINREVAMTGEITLRGRVLTIGGLKEKILAAHRGRVKEVLIPVENKKDIEDIPENVRKEVKITTVEHMDEVVEKVILSDEPVLKNFVVPKAGYAIETDPVPKNIN; translated from the coding sequence ATGTCAGATTCCGTAAATGTTAACGAGAAAGTTCTTCCGCTCCTTCCGCTTCGCGACGTAGTTATTTACCCCTACATGCTGGCTCCGCTTTTCGTGGGCAGGGAAAAGTCTATCAAGGCCCTTGAAGAGGCGGCGAAGGGCAGCAAGGAAATATTCCTTTCGGCGCAGAAAGACGCGAAGGTGAACGAACCCGGAAACGAGGACATGTACAAAATCGGGACCATCGGAACGATAGTTCAGATGCTCCGGCTTCCCGACGGCACGGTGAAGGTGCTCGTCGAGGGCAAGAAAAGAGCCTCCATAGCGGGCTTTGTCACCCACAAGGACATGTTCGTCGTGAAGGTGAATGAGATAGAGGAGCCGCCGGGGGAGAGCGTCGAGGTTGAGGCGCTTATGCGTTCGGCGACCAAGCTTTTCGAGGATTACGTGAAGCTGAACACCAAGATTCCCTCCGAGACTCTCGTCACTTTCATGTCGATTGACGAGCCGGGCAAGCTCGGCGACACGGTCGCTTCGCATCTTAACATGAAGCTTTCGGACAAGCAGGAGATCCTCGAGGTGATCCATCCGCTCGAGAGGCTTGAGAAGCTCTGCGAGAAGATGCAGTCCGAGCTTGAGATACTCCAGATGGAAAAGCGGATAGGGAAAAGGGTCAAAAAGCAGATGGAAAAGGCCCAGAGGGAGTACTACCTCAACGAGCAGATGAAGGCCATACAGAAAGAGCTCGGCACAGGCGACGACCTTAAAAGCGAAATAGACGAATTTGAGGAAAAACTGAAGGAGAAGACCCTTCCGGAGGACGTGGAGCAGAGGGTTAAGAGAGAGATAGGCAAGCTTCGCATGATGTCCTCCATGTCGGCCGAGGCCACAGTGGTCAGAAACTATATCGACTGGCTTCTTGATCTGCCGTGGATAGAGGAGAAAACCGAGGACAGCCTTGATCTCAAGGGAGCCGCGACGATCCTTGATGAGGATCACTACGGCCTTGAAAAACCCAAGGAGAGGATACTTGAATATCTGGCGGTGCGCGTTCTCACAGAGAAGCTCAAGGGGCCGATACTGTGCTTTGTCGGACCTCCGGGGGTCGGAAAGACCTCCCTGGCCAAATCCATAGCGCGCGCCATGGGCCGCAAGTTCGTAAGGACCTCTCTTGGCGGTGTGCGCGACGAGGCCGAGATAAGGGGACACAGAAGAACCTACATAGGGGCCCTTCCCGGCAAGATCATACAGGGAATGAAAAAGGCCGGAACCGTGAACCCGGTTTTTCTCCTTGACGAGATCGACAAGCTTGGGATGGACTTCAGGGGAGACCCGGCTTCAGCGCTTCTCGAAGCCCTCGACCCCGAGCAGAACTCAAGTTTCAACGATCATTACATCGAGGCCGACTACGACCTCTCGAAGGTGATGTTCATAATGACGGCCAACGTGCTGCACACTATTCCCTGGGCGCTTCAGGACCGCATGGAGATAATCCGCCTTCCGGGCTACACCGAGGGGGAAAAGCTCCAGATAGCCAGGAAATTCCTTATAGGAAAGCAGAAGGAGAACCACGGTCTAAACGACCACAAGGTGTCCATAAAGAACGAGGCGCTTCTGCAGATTATAAGGAGGTACACGAAGGAAAGCGGCGTCAGGAACCTCGAGAGGGAGATAGCGGCGCTATGCAGGAAAGTGGCGAGGGAGATAGTCGAGAAGAAAAAGACCAAGGGGGTCAACATTACGGCCAAGAGCGTTAACAAGTATCTTGGTACTCCCAAGTACGAGTACGGGGAGATCGAGCAGACCGACCAGGTGGGAGCCGCGACGGGTCTTGCTTGGACGGAACTTGGAGGGGAGCTTCTCACTATAGAGGTCTCGATCGTTCCCGGCAAGGGGAATTTTACCGTGACCGGCAAGCTCGGGGAGGTAATGCAGGAGTCCGCGCGCGCGGCTATGAGCTACGTGAGGAGCAGGGCGCAGCGCTTGGGGCTTGAAAGGCTGTTCTATCAGAACGTGGATATACACATTCACGTTCCCGAGGGAGCTACTCCCAAGGATGGACCGAGTGCCGGCATAGCGATAGCGAGCGCCATAGTGAGCGCCATCACCAGAAAGCCCATAAACAGGGAAGTTGCCATGACGGGAGAGATAACGCTTCGCGGAAGGGTGCTTACCATTGGAGGGCTCAAGGAAAAAATCCTCGCGGCCCACAGGGGCAGGGTGAAGGAAGTGCTGATTCCCGTGGAGAACAAGAAGGATATCGAGGACATACCGGAGAACGTGAGAAAAGAGGTTAAGATAACCACCGTGGAGCATATGGACGAGGTTGTTGAAAAGGTAATCCTCTCCGATGAGCCGGTGCTTAAGAACTTCGTCGTTCCCAAGGCCGGCTACGCTATTGAGACCGACCCGGTGCCGAAGAACATAAACTGA
- a CDS encoding PA0069 family radical SAM protein encodes MKVKPAIKGRGSPENPAGRFERIDFVADGEAPAAEGVPETVYYRDRTKTIISYNQSPDVSFDASVNPYRGCEHGCVYCYARPTHEYLGLSAGLDFETKIFVKQNAPELLRKELSSAKWVPKPIAMSGVTDCYQPAEKHFRITRKCLEVLREFQNPVGIVTKNYLVTRDLDILSDMAEIGCASVIISVTTLDGELSRKMEPRASHPEYRLRAIARLADAGIPVTVLIAPVIPGLTDHEIPAIMKEASARGAQDAGYVMLRLPYGVGDIFSSWLERHYPGRKKKVLGRIESMRDGELNSSEYSVRMRGKGIFAEQTERIFRVAYGKFGFSGRKAPLDVSRFRRGGAGQLSLF; translated from the coding sequence CTGAAAGTGAAGCCCGCGATAAAAGGAAGGGGATCGCCGGAGAACCCGGCGGGAAGGTTCGAGCGGATCGACTTCGTTGCGGACGGGGAAGCGCCTGCAGCTGAGGGTGTCCCCGAGACCGTTTACTACAGGGACCGGACGAAAACCATAATCTCCTACAACCAGAGTCCCGACGTTTCCTTTGACGCGAGCGTCAATCCCTACAGGGGGTGCGAGCACGGATGCGTTTACTGCTACGCTAGGCCCACGCACGAGTATCTGGGGCTTTCCGCGGGGCTTGATTTCGAAACGAAAATTTTCGTCAAGCAGAACGCCCCGGAGCTTTTAAGGAAAGAGCTTAGTTCGGCGAAATGGGTTCCTAAGCCTATAGCGATGAGCGGGGTCACGGACTGCTATCAGCCTGCGGAAAAACATTTTCGGATAACGAGAAAATGCCTCGAGGTCCTGCGCGAATTCCAAAACCCGGTCGGCATAGTGACTAAAAACTATCTGGTGACCCGTGATCTCGATATCCTCTCCGACATGGCCGAAATTGGCTGCGCCAGCGTGATCATCTCCGTCACGACCCTTGACGGCGAACTCTCAAGAAAAATGGAACCGCGGGCCTCGCACCCCGAATACAGGCTAAGAGCAATAGCTAGGCTCGCGGATGCGGGCATTCCCGTTACGGTGCTTATAGCCCCGGTGATTCCCGGACTCACGGATCACGAGATTCCGGCCATAATGAAAGAGGCTTCGGCCCGCGGGGCTCAGGACGCAGGTTATGTGATGCTCAGGCTGCCCTATGGCGTGGGCGATATATTCTCTTCGTGGCTCGAGCGTCACTACCCCGGCAGGAAGAAAAAGGTTCTCGGGCGGATCGAGTCGATGAGGGACGGGGAGCTTAATTCTTCTGAGTACAGTGTCCGGATGAGAGGGAAGGGGATTTTCGCCGAGCAGACGGAGAGGATTTTTCGCGTCGCTTACGGAAAATTCGGCTTTTCGGGGAGAAAGGCGCCTCTTGACGTTTCCCGCTTCAGAAGGGGCGGAGCCGGTCAGCTTTCGCTTTTCTGA
- a CDS encoding ATP phosphoribosyltransferase: MITIATPRGRLLEETVELFKRASIDITEIIGDSRKLIFEFEEEGIKLLIVRPTDVASYVEYGAADCGIVGKDTLMEQDCNLYEPLDLKIGKCKMVVAAPRGFDKSGKTSLRIASKYPKIASDFYNKKGVTAEVIKLYGSVELAPIIGLCDVIVDLTASGETLKKNELEIVEVVTEISAKFVVNKVSMKIKSKEIKLLLAKLEKAR; this comes from the coding sequence GTGATAACGATAGCGACGCCCAGAGGAAGACTGCTTGAGGAGACCGTTGAGCTTTTCAAAAGAGCCTCGATAGACATAACGGAAATAATCGGGGATTCGAGAAAGCTCATATTCGAGTTCGAAGAGGAGGGAATCAAGCTGCTTATAGTGAGACCCACGGATGTCGCCTCCTATGTCGAGTACGGCGCCGCGGACTGCGGAATAGTCGGCAAGGACACCCTCATGGAGCAGGATTGCAATCTTTACGAACCCCTCGACCTCAAAATAGGGAAATGCAAGATGGTGGTCGCCGCTCCGAGGGGCTTCGATAAATCGGGCAAGACCTCCTTGCGGATCGCCAGTAAGTATCCGAAAATCGCAAGCGACTTCTACAACAAAAAAGGCGTAACCGCGGAAGTCATAAAACTCTACGGCTCGGTTGAGCTGGCGCCCATAATAGGCCTCTGCGACGTAATAGTGGATCTTACGGCCTCGGGGGAAACGCTTAAGAAAAACGAACTTGAGATAGTCGAAGTGGTTACGGAGATAAGCGCAAAGTTCGTCGTTAACAAGGTGAGCATGAAAATAAAGTCAAAGGAGATCAAGCTGCTGCTGGCCAAGCTTGAAAAGGCAAGGTAG
- the murA gene encoding UDP-N-acetylglucosamine 1-carboxyvinyltransferase — translation MEKIIIEGKKRLSGEITVGGAKNAVLPIMAACILNDGENTISNVPDLADVRTMMKLLETLGARCEYTDGELLVDSSTIDHYKAPYDLVKTMRASVLVLGPLVARFKKAEVSLPGGCAIGERPIDQHIKGLRILGTSVRLEDGYVSAAAEKLEGTTVPFDLSTVTGTENIMLLASLCEGETVILNAACEPEVVDLANALNLMGAKIEGAGTDIITITGASSLGPLKDYRVMPDRIEAGTLMIAGALNESDLTIRNCRFEHLGALTGKLLQTGTEIEKNGDSIRVRGTGEIRSIDFSTLPYPGFPTDMQAQMMILMCVADGMSVITENIFPQRFMHTAELRRMGADIKLVGNSAVVRGVREIRGAPIMASDLRASASLVLAGLCGAGKTEVSRIYHLDRGYEKLDEKLRSVGASIWREKE, via the coding sequence TTGGAAAAAATAATAATAGAGGGGAAAAAGAGGCTTTCGGGAGAGATAACGGTCGGCGGAGCGAAAAACGCCGTGCTCCCCATAATGGCGGCCTGCATACTCAACGACGGGGAGAATACCATCTCGAATGTTCCGGACCTGGCGGACGTGCGGACGATGATGAAGCTCCTCGAAACCCTGGGCGCGAGATGCGAGTACACAGACGGAGAACTGCTCGTCGACTCGAGCACCATTGACCACTACAAGGCTCCCTACGATCTGGTAAAGACGATGAGGGCTTCCGTTCTGGTTCTGGGACCGCTTGTGGCCCGCTTTAAAAAAGCCGAGGTATCTCTTCCCGGAGGATGCGCGATAGGGGAGAGACCCATAGACCAGCATATAAAGGGACTTCGCATTCTGGGGACTTCCGTGCGCCTCGAAGACGGTTACGTGAGCGCCGCGGCGGAAAAACTTGAGGGAACCACCGTCCCCTTCGATCTCTCGACCGTTACGGGAACCGAAAATATAATGCTGCTCGCAAGCCTCTGCGAAGGAGAAACCGTCATCCTAAACGCCGCCTGCGAGCCTGAAGTGGTGGATCTCGCAAACGCGCTCAACTTGATGGGAGCGAAAATAGAAGGGGCGGGGACGGATATAATAACGATAACGGGGGCAAGCTCTCTCGGTCCGCTTAAAGACTACAGGGTTATGCCCGACAGGATAGAGGCGGGAACCCTGATGATAGCGGGCGCCCTTAACGAAAGCGACCTCACGATAAGGAACTGCAGATTCGAGCATCTGGGGGCGCTTACGGGAAAACTGCTCCAGACCGGGACGGAAATAGAGAAAAACGGGGATTCTATCAGAGTCCGGGGCACGGGAGAGATAAGAAGCATAGATTTCTCCACCCTTCCCTACCCAGGATTTCCGACCGATATGCAGGCCCAGATGATGATACTCATGTGCGTTGCCGACGGAATGAGCGTGATAACGGAAAACATATTTCCGCAGAGATTCATGCACACCGCTGAACTGCGGAGGATGGGCGCGGACATCAAGCTCGTGGGAAACAGCGCCGTGGTAAGGGGGGTACGGGAAATTAGGGGCGCCCCCATAATGGCGAGCGATCTTCGGGCAAGCGCCTCGCTAGTGTTGGCCGGGCTCTGCGGCGCCGGCAAAACCGAAGTGTCGAGAATCTATCATCTTGACCGCGGATATGAGAAACTTGATGAAAAGCTTCGCTCCGTAGGAGCCAGCATCTGGAGGGAAAAAGAGTGA
- the prmC gene encoding peptide chain release factor N(5)-glutamine methyltransferase: MELKKLYLKGRKSFERNGFECPGIETRAILARSLDADPLELYAHPERRVGSKRAEAFEKLLHRRLAGEPLAYVTGEREFYSRPFAVTPDVLIPRPETETLAELAIETAGQMKNPRVLDLGTGSGCIAVTVFLETRGCRVFASDVSAAALSVARKNARTHGARIQFVNSDLLGCFAKSSFDIIISNPPYVSQAQYESLSKEIRCYEPRSALVGGKDGLAYIRKITAAATKALREGGFLLLEIGAGQAQSVEGIVRENGFSDIRFETDIGDIRRVVKATWKK, from the coding sequence ATGGAACTGAAAAAACTTTACCTGAAAGGTAGAAAAAGCTTCGAGAGAAACGGTTTCGAGTGCCCCGGCATAGAAACAAGAGCGATACTCGCAAGAAGCCTAGACGCAGACCCGCTGGAACTCTACGCCCATCCGGAAAGACGCGTGGGTTCCAAGCGCGCAGAAGCGTTCGAAAAACTCCTTCACAGGCGCCTCGCGGGAGAACCGCTGGCGTATGTAACCGGCGAGCGGGAATTCTATTCAAGGCCCTTTGCCGTGACGCCGGACGTCCTGATACCGAGACCGGAGACCGAAACGCTCGCGGAACTCGCCATAGAAACCGCGGGGCAGATGAAAAATCCCCGGGTTCTTGACCTCGGCACGGGAAGCGGCTGTATTGCCGTAACCGTCTTTCTTGAGACGCGAGGCTGCAGGGTCTTCGCCTCGGACGTATCCGCCGCCGCACTTTCGGTAGCGAGAAAAAACGCACGCACGCACGGCGCACGCATACAGTTTGTAAACTCCGATCTTCTTGGCTGCTTTGCAAAATCCTCGTTTGACATCATAATTTCCAATCCGCCTTACGTCTCCCAAGCGCAGTACGAGAGCCTTTCCAAGGAAATAAGGTGCTATGAGCCCCGCTCCGCGCTTGTCGGCGGAAAGGACGGGCTTGCGTATATAAGGAAAATAACTGCCGCAGCCACAAAAGCGCTTCGCGAAGGAGGCTTTCTGCTTCTCGAGATCGGAGCCGGGCAGGCGCAAAGCGTAGAAGGTATAGTTCGTGAAAACGGTTTTTCCGACATACGTTTCGAAACCGATATCGGCGATATAAGAAGGGTAGTGAAAGCGACTTGGAAAAAATAA
- a CDS encoding septum formation inhibitor Maf, giving the protein MLKSRSFILASSSPRRRELLARVGLDFEVIEPRVRERAREGEGPLDFAKRMAREKALSVSGSVQRGRIVVGSDTVVSVSGEILGKPKSEEDAFSMLQKLSGKTHEVITGFCVAKSPSEVIYLGATRTEVRMKSLDSKGMRRYIKTGEPMDKAGAYAIQGAGSCLVEWIRGSYTGVVGLPLFELVSVLSGIGVVEGFSPDGFEE; this is encoded by the coding sequence ATGCTTAAAAGCAGAAGCTTTATACTGGCGTCCTCTTCCCCGAGAAGGCGGGAGCTGCTCGCGAGAGTGGGTCTTGATTTCGAAGTGATTGAGCCCCGGGTGCGCGAGAGGGCCCGGGAGGGAGAGGGACCGCTTGATTTTGCAAAGCGCATGGCCAGGGAAAAAGCGCTCAGCGTTTCCGGGAGTGTGCAGCGGGGGCGAATCGTCGTAGGCAGCGACACGGTCGTTTCTGTTTCGGGAGAGATTCTCGGCAAGCCCAAAAGCGAAGAGGACGCGTTTTCGATGCTGCAAAAACTTTCCGGAAAGACCCATGAGGTCATAACGGGCTTCTGCGTGGCGAAATCCCCCTCAGAGGTCATTTACCTGGGTGCCACCCGTACCGAAGTGCGGATGAAGTCCCTTGATAGCAAGGGGATGCGTCGGTACATTAAAACCGGGGAGCCCATGGACAAAGCGGGTGCCTACGCCATCCAGGGTGCCGGGTCCTGTCTTGTCGAGTGGATAAGAGGTTCCTACACGGGGGTCGTCGGACTCCCGCTTTTTGAACTGGTTTCCGTACTCTCGGGTATAGGTGTCGTGGAAGGTTTCAGTCCGGATGGGTTTGAAGAATAG
- a CDS encoding YggS family pyridoxal phosphate-dependent enzyme — protein MGLKNRIDWVEERIGEACRRSGRNRGEVKLVAVSKKFSIDVILEANRLGLCDFGENYAQELRDKQKEAGNQADGMLRWHFVGALQRNKVKYVLGKADLIHAVDNMALVAELDKRAAAAGICVRALVEINGGEESKNGICGDDLREFLESASRFRNVSLEGLMIMPPYFEDPEMGRPWFSGLREMRDEVAGEFPAVQELSMGMSNDFEVAIEEGATILRVGSALFGPRPG, from the coding sequence ATGGGTTTGAAGAATAGAATAGACTGGGTGGAAGAGAGAATCGGGGAAGCGTGCCGAAGATCCGGAAGGAACCGGGGGGAGGTGAAGCTGGTTGCGGTCTCCAAGAAGTTTTCCATCGACGTGATTCTGGAGGCCAACCGGCTTGGGCTTTGTGATTTCGGGGAGAATTACGCCCAGGAACTTCGCGACAAGCAGAAGGAGGCCGGGAACCAAGCGGACGGAATGCTTCGCTGGCACTTTGTCGGGGCTCTGCAGAGAAACAAGGTTAAGTACGTTTTGGGCAAGGCGGATCTTATACACGCGGTTGACAACATGGCCCTTGTGGCGGAACTTGATAAAAGGGCCGCGGCTGCCGGAATCTGTGTCCGGGCGCTTGTGGAGATAAACGGCGGCGAGGAGAGCAAAAACGGGATTTGCGGGGATGACCTTCGGGAGTTTCTCGAGAGCGCTTCCCGGTTCCGAAACGTTTCGCTTGAGGGACTCATGATAATGCCTCCTTACTTTGAGGATCCCGAGATGGGGAGGCCATGGTTTTCGGGACTTAGGGAGATGAGAGACGAGGTAGCGGGGGAATTTCCGGCCGTACAGGAGCTTTCAATGGGCATGAGCAACGATTTCGAGGTGGCGATTGAAGAGGGAGCCACGATTCTAAGGGTCGGTTCGGCGCTCTTCGGTCCGAGGCCCGGGTGA
- the proC gene encoding pyrroline-5-carboxylate reductase codes for MKKAAFIGAGNMAEAMIRGLLASGSFKKKDITLSDIDPERLSCLSSQYGVATTPDNREAVKKSDIVIFSVKPQVIPAVCTEVRNVATKDKLYISIAAGVKHSSIKKLVGRDIKLARVMPNAPSLVLEGASCVYFGEGFSVEEEDLVLTVLGSLGKAFRVDSEGVMDAVTALSGSGPAFVSIFIEALCDGAVKMGLSRKLATDLAVQTVLGTSKMVQESAKHPAEIKDMVTSPGGTTASGIHSLEQGGFRAAVISAVESAARRSAELSGEED; via the coding sequence ATGAAAAAGGCAGCGTTCATAGGAGCGGGGAACATGGCCGAGGCGATGATAAGGGGACTTCTTGCCTCGGGGAGCTTTAAGAAAAAGGACATAACGCTCTCAGACATAGACCCCGAGAGGCTCTCCTGCCTGTCGTCGCAATACGGAGTTGCGACTACCCCTGATAACAGGGAAGCGGTGAAAAAGTCCGACATAGTGATTTTCTCCGTGAAACCCCAGGTAATTCCTGCGGTCTGCACGGAAGTGAGAAACGTTGCCACTAAAGACAAGCTCTACATTTCAATCGCGGCCGGAGTGAAGCACTCTTCCATAAAAAAGCTTGTAGGCAGGGATATAAAACTTGCCCGGGTTATGCCAAATGCTCCGAGTCTGGTGCTTGAGGGGGCCTCCTGCGTTTATTTCGGGGAGGGGTTCTCCGTTGAGGAGGAAGATCTGGTTCTCACCGTCCTTGGGTCTTTGGGAAAAGCCTTTAGGGTTGATAGCGAAGGCGTTATGGATGCCGTTACCGCTCTTTCCGGAAGCGGCCCGGCGTTTGTGTCGATTTTCATCGAGGCGCTTTGCGACGGAGCGGTTAAAATGGGGCTTTCAAGAAAACTTGCCACGGATCTTGCCGTGCAGACGGTTCTGGGCACCTCGAAAATGGTTCAGGAGAGCGCCAAACATCCGGCCGAGATAAAGGACATGGTCACATCGCCCGGGGGAACCACGGCAAGCGGGATTCATTCGCTTGAGCAGGGTGGTTTTCGGGCCGCTGTAATATCTGCTGTCGAATCGGCAGCAAGACGTTCCGCGGAACTTTCAGGAGAGGAGGACTGA
- a CDS encoding YggT family protein produces the protein MEILGGNFLRAVAEVVDILLSVYIWLIVGRAILSWVNPDPYNPIVRFLYSATEPVLGFVRRYMPPLGGSIDLSPIVVLLLIVFIKRAVVNSLFQIAAGL, from the coding sequence ATGGAAATATTAGGAGGCAATTTTTTAAGGGCCGTAGCGGAAGTGGTGGACATACTTCTTAGTGTCTACATATGGCTCATAGTGGGACGGGCGATACTCTCCTGGGTGAATCCCGACCCGTACAATCCCATAGTGAGGTTTCTTTACTCGGCCACGGAGCCGGTTCTGGGTTTTGTCAGAAGATACATGCCTCCCCTCGGGGGCTCAATAGACCTGAGTCCGATAGTGGTGCTGCTTCTGATAGTTTTTATAAAGCGTGCCGTCGTAAACTCTCTTTTCCAGATTGCGGCCGGTTTGTAG
- the npdG gene encoding NADPH-dependent F420 reductase, with protein sequence MKISLLGGTGDIAEGLVLRWSRAGHEIYIGSRSEEKALGIAAGHAETLDGLGIESNIHGMANADAAAASEIIIISIPPEYAAATVAGCGDSITDQIVVTPVVSMKREGKTFLFDPPAQGSSALEIKDALPETARLVSAYHNLPANELAKIDEDLDYDVVICGDDEGAKEVVKNLTEEMKNLRVLDAGPLEISSMIESLTPLIVNLNVRYKPSHFSVKFV encoded by the coding sequence ATGAAAATTTCACTTCTGGGTGGAACGGGAGACATAGCGGAAGGTCTGGTTTTGCGGTGGTCGAGAGCTGGGCATGAAATCTACATAGGTTCTAGAAGCGAGGAAAAAGCGCTCGGCATAGCCGCGGGTCACGCGGAAACGCTTGATGGACTCGGCATAGAATCGAACATACACGGTATGGCCAACGCGGACGCCGCGGCGGCTTCCGAGATAATAATAATAAGCATTCCGCCCGAGTATGCGGCGGCCACTGTAGCGGGATGCGGAGACAGCATCACGGATCAGATAGTCGTAACCCCGGTAGTCTCGATGAAAAGGGAAGGCAAGACTTTTCTGTTCGATCCTCCCGCCCAGGGTTCTTCGGCTCTTGAGATAAAGGATGCGCTTCCCGAAACGGCGAGACTTGTGTCCGCTTATCACAATCTTCCCGCAAATGAGCTTGCCAAAATAGACGAGGATCTTGATTATGACGTGGTCATATGCGGGGATGACGAGGGGGCAAAAGAAGTGGTCAAGAATCTTACCGAGGAAATGAAGAATCTCAGGGTGCTTGATGCGGGTCCGCTAGAGATCTCCTCGATGATAGAGTCGCTTACTCCTCTTATCGTTAACCTTAACGTAAGGTACAAGCCCTCGCATTTTTCGGTCAAGTTCGTCTAA
- a CDS encoding YjbQ family protein, with product MPVETKSFTISTQGDCDILDITPHVSRELSKAELSSGTATVFVAGSTCAVTTIEYESGVLSDLKDAFERMAPEGMPYAHNARWGDGNGHSHVRASVLGPSLTVPFSEGNPLLGTWQQIVLVDFDNRPRTRRVIIQIIGE from the coding sequence ATGCCGGTAGAAACGAAATCATTCACGATAAGCACCCAAGGCGACTGCGACATACTGGACATAACTCCTCACGTGAGCCGTGAGCTTTCCAAGGCTGAACTATCTTCGGGCACGGCCACGGTCTTTGTCGCCGGCTCGACCTGTGCCGTAACAACCATAGAGTACGAAAGCGGTGTACTCTCCGATCTTAAAGACGCATTTGAAAGAATGGCGCCAGAGGGCATGCCCTACGCGCACAACGCCAGATGGGGCGACGGAAACGGACACTCGCACGTAAGGGCCTCGGTGCTTGGACCCTCGCTTACAGTTCCGTTTTCAGAGGGCAACCCCCTGCTCGGCACTTGGCAGCAGATAGTGCTCGTTGACTTCGATAACCGCCCCAGAACTAGAAGGGTAATCATCCAGATTATCGGAGAATGA